Proteins from one Dromiciops gliroides isolate mDroGli1 chromosome 6, mDroGli1.pri, whole genome shotgun sequence genomic window:
- the LOC122732666 gene encoding 40S ribosomal protein S12-like: MVEEGIAAGSVMDVNTALQERLKTSLIHNGLACGIPEAAKALDKSQAHLCVLDSNCDEPMYVKLVEALCPEHKINLIKVDDKKLGEWVGFCKIDREGKPCKVVGCSCVVVKDYVKKSQAKDVIEEYFKCKK; this comes from the coding sequence ATGGTCGAGGAAGGCATTGCTGCTGGAAGTGTAATGGACGTTAACACTGCTCTACAAGAAAGGCTGAAGACCTCGCTTATCCACAATGGCCTAGCTTGTGGAATTCCTGAAGCCGCCAAAGCCTTGGACAAAAGCCAAGCCCATCTTTGTGTTCTTGATTCCAACTGTGATGAacctatgtatgtaaaattaGTTGAAGCCCTGTGTCCTGAGCACAAAATTAACTTGATCAAGGTTGATGACAAGAAGCTGGGTGAATGGGTAGGATTCTGTAAAATTGACAGAGAGGGGAAGCCCTGCAAAGTAGTTGGCTGCAGTTGTGTTGTTGTTAAAGACTATGTTAAGAAATCTCAGGCCAAAGATGTcattgaagaatattttaaatgcaagaaatga